From Candidatus Babeliales bacterium, a single genomic window includes:
- the arfB gene encoding alternative ribosome rescue aminoacyl-tRNA hydrolase ArfB — translation MKDDLSVKDGIIIPAHELDIASSKSGGPGGQHVNKTESRITVRWNIRTTTALTYEQKQVVLQKLQSQVTTEGEIVIHNSSSRSQQHNKQAALLELAHRIRKALHVPKKRHKTKIPQSIVESRLRAKKVRSSVKKTRKKDIDFD, via the coding sequence ATGAAAGACGATTTATCAGTTAAAGATGGCATTATCATTCCTGCGCACGAACTGGATATCGCCAGCAGCAAGTCCGGTGGTCCGGGGGGACAACATGTTAATAAAACAGAAAGTCGCATCACTGTCCGCTGGAATATCCGCACCACAACAGCACTGACCTATGAGCAAAAGCAAGTTGTTTTACAAAAGCTACAGTCGCAGGTTACCACCGAAGGAGAAATTGTAATTCACAACAGCTCATCCCGCAGTCAGCAGCATAATAAACAGGCAGCGCTCCTTGAACTTGCGCATAGAATACGCAAAGCGCTCCATGTACCCAAAAAACGCCATAAAACAAAAATCCCACAATCAATTGTAGAATCTCGACTGCGCGCCAAAAAAGTACGCAGCTCGGTAAAAAAGACACGAAAAAAAGATATTGATTTTGATTAA
- the dps gene encoding DNA starvation/stationary phase protection protein Dps, producing the protein MKQILHTTRISIPERERIELIELLNNTLASTADLYAQCKHAHWNVKGMNFIALHKLFDELAHDLEEQVDVVAERVTSLGGTALGTIQSTVQNTGLRPYPTGTLTAEKHLEHLAHNFAILGELSRNGMKKSEQLEDMATNDLYIDLARMLDKNLWFIEAHLQN; encoded by the coding sequence ATGAAACAGATCCTACATACAACCCGCATAAGTATTCCAGAAAGAGAGCGCATTGAGCTGATAGAACTGCTCAATAATACATTGGCATCCACTGCCGATCTTTACGCACAGTGCAAACATGCGCACTGGAACGTCAAAGGAATGAACTTTATTGCTCTGCATAAACTATTTGACGAACTGGCCCATGATCTTGAAGAGCAGGTAGATGTGGTCGCCGAACGGGTAACAAGCTTAGGTGGTACCGCACTTGGCACTATTCAATCAACCGTACAAAATACCGGCCTACGCCCCTATCCAACAGGAACATTAACCGCAGAAAAACATCTTGAGCACCTTGCTCATAATTTTGCTATTTTAGGTGAACTATCACGAAATGGTATGAAAAAGTCTGAACAACTTGAGGATATGGCAACCAATGATCTGTATATCGATCTTGCCCGAATGCTTGATAAAAATCTTTGGTTTATAGAAGCACACCTACAAAATTAA
- a CDS encoding G1 family glutamic endopeptidase, translating to MKHQFLIHSLFIVLSITGNLLCNTTIHDIKQETYTHIECTVHPITEKLARDSHIHIPGPKISSRMRSGTVVESSTNWSGYVAVSNINNPAKNSVSAVTGSWVVPSIIASRNNSYSAFWIGIDGYTSPTVEQLGTAHDWSSGALESYAWFEMYPGGSYSIGGFPLRAGDIISATIVYSGNGIFTMHLYNDTEQKYVSIPTQYTTLRTALRSSAEWIVEAPYYNGILPLANFGVGHLNNCTATINGVTNGIGLFPNIALTMVTPKGGLKAVTSPLLPDKKSFFVTWKGQ from the coding sequence ATGAAGCACCAGTTTTTAATACATAGTTTATTTATTGTACTGTCTATTACAGGCAATCTACTATGCAACACAACGATACATGATATAAAACAAGAAACCTACACCCATATTGAATGCACAGTACATCCAATAACTGAAAAATTAGCACGAGACTCTCATATACATATACCTGGTCCAAAGATCAGTTCACGTATGCGATCAGGAACCGTTGTAGAATCAAGTACAAACTGGAGTGGTTATGTAGCAGTATCAAACATAAATAATCCCGCAAAAAATTCTGTTTCTGCAGTGACCGGATCATGGGTAGTCCCTTCAATCATTGCATCTAGAAATAATAGTTACTCAGCTTTCTGGATAGGTATAGATGGTTATACAAGTCCAACGGTTGAGCAACTCGGCACTGCACATGATTGGTCAAGTGGAGCGCTAGAAAGTTATGCATGGTTTGAAATGTATCCAGGAGGTAGTTACAGCATTGGAGGATTCCCTCTGCGTGCAGGAGATATAATTAGTGCAACAATTGTATACTCGGGAAATGGCATTTTCACTATGCATTTATATAATGATACTGAGCAGAAATATGTTTCGATACCAACTCAATACACAACATTAAGAACTGCTTTAAGAAGTTCCGCTGAATGGATTGTAGAAGCTCCGTATTATAATGGCATCCTACCACTCGCAAATTTCGGTGTAGGCCATCTTAACAACTGCACGGCAACCATTAATGGCGTTACTAATGGCATAGGATTATTCCCTAATATTGCTTTAACAATGGTAACACCTAAAGGTGGACTCAAAGCGGTTACTTCTCCGTTATTACCAGACAAAAAATCTTTTTTTGTAACCTGGAAAGGCCAGTAA
- a CDS encoding FAD-dependent oxidoreductase — MNSLRVVSLTPPRISPEHVKQKIVCIRGHRERQFLIAMDQREDKLIFHNYGQGGAGWTFLFGSVERSIKQFQQAIVSSSAVGKDQPVVVIGAGCYGLLTAITLARAGRNVRILARETSGLPSDNAAGFFFSRVRKRATPEEQELFESVGMESYALYQQIIQGVHPFIKQGPQIVPAYYGLDIDPGFAPYVAHGLMQKPEQVIIDFGNGTQHRAMEYHTVFVNPSEIMAELRRLIRELNILIISASITDFNEIPERIIFNCAGLGARDLTDDQTVIPVQGHLITLKDQPPTQELQYMINVKVLTTDLDGLPRYELIYYAPKDEGILGISFLRGRKAYMNNDHEFDRILQRSQQYFKHAA, encoded by the coding sequence ATGAATTCATTACGTGTTGTATCTCTTACTCCTCCGCGCATTTCTCCTGAGCATGTTAAGCAAAAAATTGTCTGCATTCGTGGGCATCGTGAGCGTCAATTTTTGATAGCCATGGATCAACGGGAAGACAAGTTGATTTTCCATAATTATGGCCAAGGTGGTGCGGGATGGACGTTTCTGTTTGGTTCGGTTGAGCGGTCAATTAAGCAATTTCAGCAAGCAATTGTGTCATCATCAGCGGTCGGCAAAGATCAACCAGTTGTTGTCATTGGTGCAGGATGTTATGGATTGCTCACTGCTATAACGTTAGCGCGCGCTGGACGCAATGTGCGTATTCTTGCGCGTGAAACGAGCGGTTTGCCGTCTGATAATGCTGCTGGATTTTTCTTCTCGCGAGTGCGTAAACGAGCGACGCCTGAAGAGCAAGAGCTTTTTGAATCGGTCGGAATGGAGTCATATGCACTATACCAGCAGATCATACAAGGGGTGCATCCGTTTATTAAACAGGGTCCCCAAATAGTACCAGCTTATTATGGGCTTGATATTGATCCCGGTTTTGCGCCTTATGTAGCGCATGGGCTTATGCAGAAACCCGAACAGGTTATTATCGATTTTGGTAATGGTACGCAGCATAGAGCTATGGAGTATCATACGGTATTTGTAAATCCATCTGAAATTATGGCTGAACTGCGCCGTTTGATTAGGGAACTAAACATACTGATTATAAGCGCATCGATAACCGATTTTAATGAAATTCCAGAACGTATCATTTTTAATTGTGCTGGATTAGGCGCGCGAGATTTAACGGATGACCAAACGGTAATTCCTGTGCAAGGGCATCTGATTACCTTAAAAGATCAACCGCCGACACAGGAATTGCAATACATGATTAATGTCAAAGTACTTACTACTGATTTAGATGGCCTGCCTCGCTATGAACTGATTTATTATGCTCCCAAAGATGAAGGCATTTTGGGTATTAGCTTTCTACGTGGCCGCAAGGCATACATGAATAATGATCATGAATTTGATCGCATTTTGCAGCGCTCTCAGCAGTATTTCAAGCATGCTGCCTAA
- a CDS encoding class I SAM-dependent methyltransferase: protein MTHASYGKLSALYYDVTQHYASEQEVDFYADFLDGHPGRVLEAMSGSGRLQLPLMQRGYVVDGVDASEHMLGRCRQRAVVLGLQPELHSQLLQDLSLTHRYAVAIIAFGSLQLIADRAVILQALKKIHAHMEPFGDVLIDCFIPDRASVVPRKRSIRLDDHTIISLITRSVFDDQNQSVDSFRVYELTVDGVVQEREDELIQLVWYNDEQWRGLLRHAGFEIVNIHETPFYAAGPSQVIHAKAV, encoded by the coding sequence ATGACTCATGCATCATATGGAAAATTATCAGCGCTCTATTACGACGTAACGCAGCACTATGCATCCGAGCAAGAAGTTGATTTTTATGCGGACTTTCTTGATGGGCATCCAGGTAGGGTACTGGAGGCGATGTCTGGATCAGGACGGCTGCAGTTGCCGCTAATGCAGCGTGGATATGTTGTGGATGGGGTTGATGCTTCTGAGCATATGTTGGGCCGTTGTCGTCAGCGAGCGGTGGTATTAGGGTTGCAACCGGAGCTGCATTCACAGTTATTACAAGATTTATCACTTACTCATCGATATGCGGTTGCTATCATTGCTTTTGGATCCTTGCAATTGATTGCGGATCGTGCGGTTATTTTGCAGGCACTTAAAAAAATACATGCGCATATGGAGCCATTCGGCGATGTATTGATTGATTGTTTTATTCCTGACCGTGCCAGTGTCGTTCCGAGAAAACGGTCGATTCGTCTTGATGATCACACTATCATTTCTTTGATAACGCGGTCTGTTTTTGATGATCAGAATCAATCAGTAGATTCATTTCGCGTATATGAGCTTACGGTTGATGGTGTGGTTCAAGAGCGAGAAGATGAGTTGATTCAGTTGGTTTGGTACAATGATGAACAATGGAGGGGGCTGTTGCGGCACGCAGGATTTGAAATCGTGAACATACACGAAACGCCGTTTTATGCAGCGGGGCCATCACAGGTGATACATGCCAAAGCGGTGTAG
- a CDS encoding ankyrin repeat domain-containing protein, producing MNVYTWYRTLLAIIINLSFGLSVQAGSPKQHANKRVQRIVGHMQSEKQRPIVEPSDVGASLGLMNIRCKNIKQGRFDQIVAHREIAEAMLENEAKYGDTYFVVFHAQWQEYKLLAEFLRHVYGFVHKRPLRSDFEYLRFWGDGSDVSTVNDYLDSFGIPNPFVSGEGQLNDNRPDIAQLLLSTNSTLFSNYRWSGECTWDYFMKNRSGVDYIRSVFSKIFERYEFNPEYIQKLLDVAKELRANTGDLLQIFIPKDLVNTCAYLSKAWGVPVKEHILDTNNNPILDGYDNKRMRYTESRPILEILQTQINKIKAPEDIQLRLFFSKTGPLLNPSMGLRVFRFTTLSAEQLQQYKNRVKKIAEAIFAEKVLEGSLSHYVVEAPPRKKNISIETVVPPIPPVRAIDPTEQQEIQYTIEKMVTPLDIFEAIDHADAVTWIKKFLVNTEILDESNDYGQTPLLYAVSRGKMDVVLFLIQHGARVDAKEARKGLMIAIQNGNFDFVRFFVEKYGADVNEGYMREGEPILAAAALRDLRIIEYLVKHGARINVAAGYSETTPLMEAAKLGLLNVVQFLVRHGADVHAYDDKHRTALMYAVIGSEHGFRESEYIAVIKLLKEAGLSIEDPDKYEVTPLMIAAMDGNLNMVQFLLQEGATFDVEKIMTEKKIAHSMRITEIGLDLPFNPGKAFMGVIAYLQELQRKQGKPAKKSKL from the coding sequence ATGAACGTTTATACATGGTATCGAACATTATTAGCAATCATAATTAACCTTAGTTTCGGCTTGTCTGTACAAGCTGGCTCGCCAAAACAGCACGCAAACAAGCGTGTACAGCGAATAGTTGGACACATGCAGTCAGAAAAACAGCGCCCAATTGTTGAGCCAAGCGACGTTGGAGCGAGTCTGGGCTTGATGAATATACGCTGTAAAAATATTAAACAAGGCCGATTTGATCAGATCGTGGCCCATCGTGAAATAGCTGAGGCTATGCTAGAGAATGAAGCAAAATATGGAGATACCTACTTTGTAGTATTTCACGCACAATGGCAGGAATATAAATTGTTAGCTGAATTTCTCAGACATGTATATGGCTTTGTTCATAAAAGGCCATTACGTTCAGATTTTGAATATCTTCGCTTTTGGGGCGATGGATCAGACGTTTCCACTGTTAATGATTATTTAGATAGTTTTGGCATTCCCAATCCATTTGTTAGCGGCGAAGGGCAGCTCAATGATAATAGGCCAGATATTGCACAACTTCTTTTATCAACAAACTCAACATTGTTTAGCAACTATCGATGGTCAGGCGAATGCACTTGGGATTATTTTATGAAAAATCGCAGTGGAGTGGATTATATTAGAAGCGTGTTTAGTAAAATTTTTGAGCGGTATGAATTTAATCCAGAGTACATTCAAAAGCTACTTGATGTTGCCAAAGAACTTCGCGCAAATACAGGAGACCTTTTACAAATTTTTATACCAAAAGATTTAGTGAATACATGTGCATATCTTTCAAAAGCGTGGGGCGTTCCAGTAAAAGAGCATATTCTTGATACAAATAATAATCCAATTTTGGATGGCTATGATAACAAACGCATGCGGTACACAGAAAGCAGACCAATTTTAGAGATTTTGCAGACACAGATCAATAAGATTAAGGCTCCAGAAGATATCCAGTTAAGACTCTTCTTTTCAAAAACAGGACCACTCTTAAATCCGAGCATGGGACTGAGAGTGTTTAGATTTACTACACTATCGGCAGAGCAGTTACAGCAATACAAGAATCGTGTTAAAAAAATAGCAGAGGCTATATTTGCAGAGAAGGTTCTTGAAGGTTCTCTTTCTCACTATGTTGTGGAAGCACCACCGAGGAAAAAAAATATCTCTATTGAGACTGTTGTACCGCCAATCCCACCAGTGCGAGCTATTGACCCTACAGAGCAGCAAGAAATACAATACACTATTGAAAAAATGGTTACACCATTGGATATATTTGAAGCAATTGATCATGCTGATGCAGTTACCTGGATTAAGAAATTTTTAGTGAATACAGAGATTCTTGATGAAAGTAACGATTATGGACAAACTCCATTATTATATGCAGTTTCTCGTGGCAAAATGGACGTTGTACTATTTCTGATACAACATGGTGCTCGGGTGGACGCTAAAGAAGCGCGAAAAGGACTAATGATTGCGATTCAAAATGGAAATTTTGATTTCGTACGGTTTTTTGTAGAAAAATATGGTGCAGATGTAAATGAGGGATATATGAGAGAAGGAGAGCCAATATTGGCTGCCGCAGCTCTTAGAGATCTGAGGATCATAGAATACTTGGTAAAGCACGGAGCAAGAATTAATGTTGCCGCTGGTTATTCTGAAACAACTCCGCTGATGGAAGCAGCTAAATTAGGATTGTTAAACGTTGTACAATTTTTGGTGCGTCATGGCGCGGATGTGCATGCGTATGATGACAAACACAGAACAGCATTGATGTATGCAGTGATAGGTTCAGAGCATGGATTTAGAGAATCAGAATACATAGCAGTTATAAAGCTTCTAAAAGAGGCTGGGCTTAGCATCGAAGATCCAGATAAATACGAAGTGACACCATTAATGATCGCTGCTATGGATGGCAACTTAAACATGGTACAATTTTTGTTGCAAGAAGGAGCAACATTTGATGTTGAAAAAATTATGACTGAAAAAAAGATAGCCCATTCTATGCGCATAACTGAGATAGGGTTGGATTTACCATTTAACCCAGGAAAAGCATTTATGGGTGTTATTGCATATTTACAAGAATTGCAGAGAAAACAAGGTAAACCGGCTAAAAAAAGTAAATTATAA
- a CDS encoding ATP-binding protein → MKLFKLITLLTAGSLALPAHLQANMFSELQTNVSKAWGTTRATTAKAYETVTKKFTWTDTEKTDAEKTEDQPTPWYIRHKGKLIATGATAATMAAVYAYVRLNPTSNTSIRIKEAYKNSMRFLKRTLGLYGKEQPLPDHLKSLNEALIKRSISREDRELILQGAQYYNATPEQIKKYCLKTPGHLLFYGPPGTGKTSIVAELAKIISPDQKFEAVLPADLDSTSKIADLFAHWREQAKKARKFILFDEGDAVFTRTEANATLFNTLLQEIASKQNTNITFVAATNFKDAFPESILRAERMESHILIPNPNGRSRMMLLQENLGKLPAASLALSWIDKIRLAILTRGFNIADINALIQKAGFSALKHNRAISMADFNFAINMIRKSKGL, encoded by the coding sequence ATGAAATTATTTAAACTAATCACACTTTTAACAGCCGGGTCGCTTGCGCTCCCTGCTCATTTACAAGCGAATATGTTCTCGGAACTTCAAACAAATGTATCAAAAGCATGGGGTACAACACGCGCTACTACCGCTAAAGCATATGAAACTGTTACTAAAAAATTCACGTGGACTGATACAGAAAAGACAGATGCTGAAAAAACTGAAGATCAACCAACACCATGGTATATCAGACACAAAGGCAAACTGATTGCCACTGGTGCAACTGCAGCTACTATGGCTGCCGTATATGCGTATGTTCGGTTAAACCCTACATCTAATACATCCATCCGCATAAAAGAAGCGTACAAAAACAGCATGCGGTTTCTTAAACGAACGTTAGGATTGTATGGAAAAGAGCAACCATTGCCAGATCATTTAAAAAGCCTCAATGAAGCGCTTATCAAACGAAGTATTTCCAGAGAAGATCGAGAACTTATTTTACAAGGCGCGCAGTATTATAACGCGACTCCAGAACAAATAAAAAAATACTGTCTAAAAACTCCTGGTCACCTTCTTTTTTACGGTCCGCCAGGAACAGGAAAAACATCGATTGTTGCAGAATTGGCCAAAATTATCAGCCCTGATCAAAAGTTTGAAGCGGTTCTTCCTGCCGACTTAGATAGCACGAGCAAAATTGCAGACTTGTTTGCACACTGGAGAGAGCAGGCGAAAAAGGCAAGAAAATTCATATTATTCGATGAGGGAGATGCTGTATTTACTCGAACGGAAGCAAATGCAACATTGTTTAACACTTTATTACAAGAAATAGCCAGCAAGCAAAACACAAATATTACCTTTGTTGCTGCTACGAACTTTAAGGATGCATTCCCAGAATCCATACTCCGTGCAGAAAGAATGGAAAGTCATATTCTAATTCCTAATCCAAACGGACGATCTCGCATGATGTTGCTGCAAGAAAATCTTGGGAAACTACCTGCTGCGAGCTTAGCTTTATCATGGATTGATAAAATAAGACTTGCAATATTAACGCGCGGCTTTAATATCGCAGATATAAATGCGTTAATACAAAAAGCTGGATTTAGCGCTCTAAAACATAACCGAGCAATATCTATGGCAGACTTCAATTTTGCAATCAACATGATTCGCAAAAGTAAGGGATTATAA
- a CDS encoding Nramp family divalent metal transporter produces the protein MHVKNTIKKRSLLQRLYDGIKKEFRALGPGFITGSADNDPSGIGTYSLAGAKYGPLMLWLLPFQLPLMYAVQIMSARIGLVTGKGLAANMKDYFPKPILYSAIAILVIANTINIGADISIMAASMQLVFGYQIYFWAIFTTLIMIALEIFVSYRTYSRLLLFLSSFLIAYIITGLLTTDDWGKVIQHTFTPYIQCDKEFLLIAAGFVGTTISPYLFFWQASQEIEEKLDHKTEDEIKELIEKMPKDTWIGMFFSQFVALFIVLTCYSALHKNGITTIDSAYDAAIALQPFAGKFAYIIFSVGIIGAGLLGIPILAGASAYALAEIFDYPRSLAHKFHQAKFFYGVIAISTLLGLCINFMGINPIQALLYAAIVNCFAAVPFILFLLILANKKELMGEFSNGYGINFLGIVTFFLMTTAALLPLWCR, from the coding sequence ATGCACGTAAAAAATACGATTAAAAAACGCTCGCTGTTACAACGACTGTATGATGGGATAAAAAAAGAATTCAGAGCATTAGGGCCTGGGTTTATAACAGGATCTGCTGATAATGATCCATCGGGTATAGGAACCTATTCACTTGCAGGAGCAAAATACGGACCCCTCATGTTATGGTTATTGCCGTTTCAATTGCCACTGATGTATGCAGTGCAGATTATGAGCGCGCGTATTGGATTGGTAACGGGCAAAGGGCTTGCTGCAAACATGAAAGATTATTTTCCAAAACCGATTTTATATAGCGCGATTGCAATTTTAGTGATTGCCAACACCATTAATATTGGTGCAGATATTTCTATTATGGCAGCGTCAATGCAACTAGTCTTTGGATACCAGATCTATTTTTGGGCTATTTTTACCACCCTGATTATGATTGCATTAGAGATTTTTGTTTCGTATCGTACCTATTCAAGATTACTTTTGTTTCTTTCTAGTTTTTTAATTGCGTATATTATCACTGGTTTATTGACCACCGATGATTGGGGGAAGGTGATTCAGCATACGTTTACGCCTTATATCCAATGTGATAAAGAATTTTTATTGATAGCAGCGGGTTTTGTCGGTACCACCATTTCTCCCTATCTTTTTTTCTGGCAAGCATCGCAAGAAATAGAAGAAAAACTTGACCACAAAACAGAAGATGAAATTAAGGAGTTGATAGAGAAAATGCCAAAAGATACTTGGATTGGTATGTTTTTTTCTCAGTTTGTTGCGTTGTTTATTGTACTTACTTGTTATAGTGCGTTGCATAAAAATGGCATTACTACTATTGATTCAGCATATGATGCAGCAATTGCCTTGCAGCCATTTGCAGGAAAATTTGCGTATATTATTTTTTCTGTCGGCATCATAGGAGCAGGGCTTTTAGGGATTCCAATTCTTGCAGGTGCATCAGCATATGCGTTAGCCGAAATTTTTGATTATCCAAGAAGCTTGGCACACAAATTTCATCAAGCTAAATTTTTTTACGGCGTTATTGCAATTTCAACATTGTTGGGATTGTGTATTAACTTTATGGGGATTAATCCGATTCAGGCCTTGTTGTATGCAGCGATTGTTAACTGTTTCGCAGCGGTACCGTTTATTCTGTTTTTACTGATTTTGGCAAATAAAAAAGAGTTAATGGGGGAATTTAGCAATGGATATGGGATTAACTTTTTGGGCATTGTAACGTTTTTTTTGATGACTACAGCGGCATTATTGCCATTGTGGTGTAGGTGA
- a CDS encoding ABC transporter ATP-binding protein: MKNSFFSQYIKPHRWAILIASFSSILNKLCDIVPEVLIGVAIDVIVKQDASIIAYLGVSDPFTQLYVVGALVSIFWILESIFEYVHLVLWRKIAQDIQHSLRLDTYNHIQQLEMSYFENKTTGGLTAILNADINQLEQCLSEGPNAFIQLCVNVIAMGGIFFYISPSLAVVTIIPIPFVVVMAFFFQKVLARRYAIVRDHIEKLNSHISNRLFGMTTIKSYTAEEYELAALSRESVAYTNANHAASNISALYIPIVRMGILCGFVASLVIGGTAALQGSISLSEYSILVFLTQRFLWPFTTLTTITDMYERAMASLRKIKDILHHPIGIKDAMHTYPQSKLIEPYIVFDEVAFVYPNGTQLYHNLSFVIPKNKTVAFVGTTGSGKSSIVKLLLRFYEMTGGAIRIENVSISDIKLHDLRAHIGLVSQDLYLINGSVRENIAYGMTHVSDAEIIRVAKMAEVHEFIMSVPGDYDFIVGENGKNLSGGQRQRIAIARALLKNPSILIFDEATSALDNETEAAIRDSLETLANKKTIIIIAHKLSTIRNADTIFVLEKGAILESGTHSDLVQKNGTYAKLWRLQTGA; this comes from the coding sequence ATGAAAAATTCTTTTTTTAGTCAGTATATAAAGCCGCATCGATGGGCAATCCTTATTGCTTCTTTTAGCTCGATATTAAATAAATTGTGCGATATTGTTCCTGAGGTATTAATTGGTGTTGCAATCGATGTTATTGTTAAGCAAGATGCATCGATTATTGCCTATTTAGGCGTATCTGATCCGTTTACACAATTGTATGTGGTGGGAGCTCTAGTTTCAATTTTTTGGATTTTAGAATCGATATTTGAGTATGTACATCTTGTGTTGTGGCGGAAAATTGCCCAAGATATTCAGCACTCACTACGGCTTGATACGTACAATCATATACAACAACTTGAAATGTCTTATTTCGAAAATAAAACAACGGGAGGTCTTACCGCAATTCTTAATGCCGATATTAATCAATTGGAACAGTGTTTAAGTGAAGGGCCTAACGCATTCATACAATTGTGTGTAAATGTTATTGCAATGGGGGGTATATTTTTTTATATCTCTCCATCGCTGGCAGTAGTGACAATAATACCGATTCCATTTGTGGTTGTAATGGCATTTTTCTTTCAAAAAGTATTGGCGCGTCGATATGCAATTGTGCGAGATCATATTGAAAAGTTAAACAGTCATATTAGTAATCGGTTGTTTGGTATGACTACCATTAAAAGTTATACAGCCGAAGAATATGAGCTTGCTGCTTTGAGCAGAGAAAGTGTTGCCTATACAAACGCTAATCATGCGGCGAGTAATATTAGCGCATTGTATATACCAATCGTCCGGATGGGGATATTATGTGGCTTTGTAGCGTCGCTTGTTATTGGAGGAACTGCCGCTTTGCAAGGATCAATATCCTTGAGCGAATATAGTATTCTCGTATTTTTAACCCAGCGTTTTTTATGGCCATTTACCACATTAACTACGATTACTGATATGTATGAACGGGCAATGGCGTCTTTGCGTAAAATTAAAGACATCTTGCATCATCCGATTGGTATTAAAGATGCTATGCATACCTATCCACAGAGTAAATTGATAGAACCGTATATTGTATTTGATGAAGTGGCATTTGTGTATCCAAATGGAACCCAGCTGTATCATAATCTTTCATTTGTTATACCAAAAAATAAAACGGTGGCATTTGTTGGTACAACGGGATCCGGTAAAAGTTCTATTGTCAAACTATTATTACGATTTTATGAGATGACCGGAGGAGCTATACGTATTGAAAATGTGAGCATTAGTGATATAAAACTGCATGATTTGCGTGCGCATATTGGTCTTGTAAGCCAGGATTTGTATCTTATCAATGGATCAGTAAGAGAAAATATAGCATATGGTATGACACACGTGTCAGATGCAGAGATTATACGAGTTGCCAAAATGGCAGAAGTGCATGAATTTATAATGAGTGTGCCCGGCGATTATGATTTTATAGTTGGTGAAAATGGTAAAAATTTATCTGGGGGTCAGCGACAAAGAATTGCTATAGCAAGAGCTCTGCTTAAAAATCCGTCAATTTTAATATTTGATGAAGCAACATCAGCACTGGATAATGAAACTGAAGCGGCAATTCGGGATTCTCTTGAAACGCTTGCTAATAAAAAAACGATTATTATCATCGCTCATAAGCTTTCAACAATACGTAACGCAGATACCATATTCGTACTGGAAAAAGGTGCAATACTAGAATCTGGCACACATAGTGATCTGGTGCAAAAGAACGGTACATATGCAAAGTTATGGCGATTGCAAACGGGGGCATAA
- a CDS encoding helix-turn-helix domain-containing protein, whose amino-acid sequence MKTKSFQTYLEKRLDKNEIADIKQQAQREIKILESFQRMLADMTADYMKKNKIGFNELVRLLDISPSQVAKIQRGEANLRLSSLAHLFALMGKDPKDIF is encoded by the coding sequence ATGAAAACAAAAAGCTTTCAAACATATCTTGAAAAACGGCTTGATAAAAATGAGATTGCAGATATCAAACAGCAAGCGCAACGTGAAATAAAAATACTTGAATCTTTTCAACGCATGCTTGCAGATATGACTGCTGATTATATGAAAAAAAATAAAATAGGTTTTAATGAATTGGTTCGATTATTAGATATCAGCCCTTCTCAAGTTGCAAAAATACAACGTGGTGAAGCGAATTTAAGGCTTTCAAGCTTAGCGCATTTATTTGCATTAATGGGAAAAGATCCTAAAGATATCTTTTAA